A window of Ignicoccus hospitalis KIN4/I contains these coding sequences:
- a CDS encoding complex I subunit 4 family protein → MCEVLVSIIIAALASVGVLLIGERKAKAFAAVITVIIALLLAKPIVVGASGGIYSESYVIPGLHAIGADLTFRVDALSSLFLAITALIFIAVAWAASWEIEERPRLYLALMLASEAALIGVFATWNLFWFYLFWEFTLLPMFIHILYWGGERKVYAAYKFFVYTQVGGLMLLVAIALGWLYGANTFDFTEFAASLAVAPDWVKVAFAWLTLLSFFIKMPVPPFHTWLPAAHVEAPSPSSVILASLMLKMGGYAFIRITLGMAPYVLMGALPFIAVWAALAAVYASTVAIAQEDFKRVVAYTSITHMSMSTIGAAVWALGLKEASLLGFIGSVFEMISHSFVVGALFLLSGVIKHYCHTRKIPAIRGLAFVAPILSTVIMVAIFAGFGLPGTSGYPAELSLVASAAGMAKYNPAGSLVLALLLIAIATVTGYLIWDAQRMLFTRPPLEVKDVRFYHIGPILYLLAISVIIGVVPALVMDPLIKAVHQMPVLLAGVIG, encoded by the coding sequence GTGTGTGAGGTGTTAGTATCCATAATAATAGCGGCCTTAGCGTCGGTAGGAGTGTTGCTAATAGGTGAAAGGAAGGCCAAGGCTTTTGCGGCCGTCATAACGGTAATTATCGCCTTACTGCTGGCGAAGCCCATAGTAGTCGGGGCCTCCGGGGGGATCTATTCGGAGAGCTACGTCATACCGGGCCTCCACGCCATAGGGGCTGACTTGACCTTCAGAGTGGACGCGCTCAGCTCGCTTTTCTTAGCGATAACCGCGCTCATCTTCATCGCCGTAGCTTGGGCGGCCAGCTGGGAGATTGAGGAAAGGCCCAGGCTGTACTTGGCACTAATGCTGGCCTCAGAGGCAGCCCTCATAGGGGTCTTCGCGACGTGGAACCTCTTCTGGTTCTACCTCTTCTGGGAGTTCACGCTGTTGCCAATGTTCATCCACATACTTTACTGGGGCGGCGAGAGGAAGGTGTACGCGGCCTACAAGTTCTTCGTGTACACCCAAGTGGGAGGGTTAATGTTGTTGGTTGCCATAGCGCTGGGCTGGCTCTACGGGGCCAACACCTTCGACTTCACGGAGTTCGCCGCCTCTTTGGCGGTGGCGCCGGACTGGGTTAAGGTAGCCTTCGCTTGGCTAACCTTGCTGTCGTTCTTCATCAAGATGCCGGTCCCGCCGTTCCACACGTGGCTCCCCGCCGCCCACGTGGAGGCGCCCAGTCCGAGCTCCGTCATACTGGCGTCGCTGATGCTAAAGATGGGCGGCTACGCGTTCATAAGGATAACCTTGGGAATGGCACCCTACGTCCTAATGGGTGCCCTACCCTTCATAGCGGTCTGGGCGGCTCTGGCGGCGGTATACGCCTCCACCGTGGCCATAGCTCAAGAGGACTTCAAGAGGGTAGTTGCATATACCAGCATCACTCACATGAGCATGAGCACCATAGGGGCCGCCGTATGGGCCTTGGGCCTCAAGGAAGCTTCGTTGCTAGGCTTCATAGGTTCAGTATTCGAAATGATATCCCACAGCTTCGTGGTAGGGGCGCTGTTCTTGCTCAGCGGGGTCATAAAGCACTACTGCCACACTAGGAAGATACCCGCCATAAGGGGGCTGGCCTTCGTGGCGCCGATACTCAGCACCGTAATAATGGTTGCTATCTTCGCCGGCTTCGGGCTGCCGGGCACCAGCGGCTACCCGGCGGAGCTCAGCTTGGTGGCCTCGGCAGCTGGCATGGCAAAGTACAACCCCGCAGGCTCCTTGGTGTTGGCACTACTGTTAATAGCCATAGCGACCGTCACGGGCTACTTGATATGGGACGCTCAGAGGATGCTCTTCACCCGCCCGCCTCTGGAGGTAAAGGACGTTCGGTTCTACCACATAGGCCCCATACTGTACTTGCTCGCGATAAGCGTCATAATAGGCGTCGTGCCAGCCCTCGTAATGGACCCGCTAATTAAGGCTGTTCACCAGATGCCAGTACTGCTCGCGGGGGTGATAGGATGA
- a CDS encoding NADH-quinone oxidoreductase subunit L yields MEGASHQVPPSLALVAPVPIALPLVISIIVLLSPLYKKKIKFKPLWAGDREDWWEWSLAVATAGVVVLATAYLLAEGYGKSYEIKYYSWYPLPSHPNDFSLLIDTISGIMAIVVATITFLDLVYSWEYMAGARGPNRYYSEMMLFLASMEGIVLSGNLVLIMLFWELVGAASFLLISYYWYDPIIGPNAVRAGRKAILVTRVADLFFLAGLGALIALAGTGNVLELQHYETLAFQKWLGAAALTAILVGITIGAFGKSAQVPFWPWLSDAMEGPTTVSAVLHSATMVAAGAYLIARLFPLYEEFIAFNLALMDFIAIVGAVTALVAGLFGAAARDIKKVIAFSTMSQLGYMFAALGLGSLVAGAAHLYIHAFFKALLFLGAGAVIHSLEHVLHHPYKARDMFNMGGLWRYMKVTFVVTLIALLSLIGLPPFSGWWSKELIIESALHSPVPHALAVGVTLTLAAGLTGFYSGRLLYLTFFGKPRWKAHGEHLHDAGPAMKFALVTLALIVLVSGPTITFALKKALRAHEGLPRYELPLGNAALTLAIIGFLTPITYYVLMGVAERGGIIRKVWYPLYKEFWFHEFFHSVANFWAYALSKAVDAVERAYTAFLVGMAFFIGRAYAWGWAVSVRLADEDYWDVKVIDGLARSVVKLGKKALELQNGDINLYVALSAAGLTLLMFVTLILLFGVGW; encoded by the coding sequence ATGGAAGGCGCGTCTCACCAAGTCCCGCCGAGCTTAGCGTTGGTCGCGCCAGTTCCCATAGCTTTGCCGTTAGTGATCTCAATAATTGTGCTGCTCAGTCCATTGTACAAGAAGAAGATTAAGTTCAAGCCTTTGTGGGCCGGCGACAGGGAGGACTGGTGGGAGTGGTCCTTAGCGGTCGCGACGGCGGGGGTAGTGGTCTTAGCTACCGCTTACTTGCTTGCGGAGGGCTACGGCAAGAGCTACGAGATTAAGTACTACTCGTGGTACCCCCTGCCCTCACATCCCAACGACTTCTCCCTCCTCATTGACACTATTTCAGGAATAATGGCAATAGTAGTAGCTACGATAACCTTCTTGGACTTGGTGTACAGCTGGGAATACATGGCCGGCGCCCGCGGCCCCAACCGGTACTACAGCGAAATGATGCTGTTCTTGGCTTCGATGGAAGGTATAGTGCTCTCTGGAAACTTGGTCTTGATAATGTTGTTCTGGGAACTGGTGGGAGCTGCCAGCTTCCTGCTGATCTCCTACTACTGGTACGACCCAATTATAGGTCCTAACGCGGTGAGGGCGGGGAGGAAGGCAATACTGGTCACCAGGGTGGCGGACTTATTCTTCTTGGCAGGCTTGGGCGCGCTCATAGCCTTGGCGGGCACGGGTAACGTCTTGGAGCTTCAGCACTACGAGACCTTAGCGTTCCAGAAGTGGCTGGGGGCGGCGGCGCTGACCGCAATACTGGTAGGGATAACCATAGGGGCCTTCGGCAAGAGCGCCCAAGTGCCCTTCTGGCCGTGGCTCTCCGACGCCATGGAGGGACCCACGACCGTCTCCGCCGTGCTCCACTCCGCCACCATGGTGGCGGCCGGCGCTTACCTAATAGCCCGGCTCTTCCCCTTGTACGAGGAGTTCATAGCTTTCAACCTGGCACTGATGGACTTCATAGCGATAGTCGGAGCGGTGACCGCGCTGGTCGCGGGCTTGTTCGGCGCGGCGGCGAGAGACATAAAGAAGGTGATAGCTTTCTCCACCATGAGCCAGCTGGGCTACATGTTCGCCGCTCTGGGATTGGGGAGCTTGGTCGCCGGGGCGGCGCACTTGTACATACACGCCTTCTTCAAGGCCCTCCTGTTCTTGGGCGCGGGCGCGGTCATACACTCCTTAGAGCACGTCTTGCATCACCCCTACAAGGCTAGGGACATGTTCAACATGGGCGGGCTGTGGAGGTACATGAAAGTTACCTTCGTGGTGACGTTAATAGCGCTCTTGAGCTTGATAGGCCTGCCGCCCTTCTCAGGCTGGTGGTCTAAGGAGCTAATAATAGAGAGCGCGCTCCACAGCCCGGTCCCCCACGCCTTAGCTGTAGGGGTGACGCTCACCTTAGCGGCCGGCTTGACCGGCTTCTACAGCGGAAGGCTGCTGTACCTCACCTTCTTCGGCAAGCCGCGCTGGAAGGCACACGGGGAGCACCTCCACGACGCCGGCCCCGCGATGAAGTTCGCATTGGTTACCCTAGCGCTGATAGTCCTAGTCTCCGGCCCTACGATAACGTTCGCGCTGAAGAAGGCGCTCCGGGCCCACGAGGGCTTGCCTAGGTACGAGCTCCCTCTGGGCAACGCGGCCCTAACCTTGGCCATAATAGGCTTCCTAACGCCCATCACCTACTACGTGCTAATGGGCGTCGCCGAGAGGGGCGGGATAATAAGGAAGGTCTGGTACCCGCTCTACAAGGAGTTCTGGTTCCACGAGTTCTTCCACTCCGTGGCCAACTTCTGGGCTTACGCGCTGTCGAAGGCGGTGGACGCCGTCGAGAGGGCTTATACAGCCTTCTTGGTCGGGATGGCCTTCTTCATAGGCCGCGCCTACGCGTGGGGCTGGGCTGTAAGCGTTAGGCTGGCGGACGAGGACTACTGGGACGTCAAGGTGATCGACGGACTTGCGAGGTCTGTAGTCAAGCTGGGCAAGAAGGCTCTCGAGCTACAGAACGGCGATATAAACCTCTACGTAGCGCTCTCAGCGGCAGGGCTGACGTTATTGATGTTTGTAACGCTGATATTGTTGTTCGGTGTGGGGTGGTAA
- a CDS encoding DUF120 domain-containing protein, with translation MLAALYYVLKGDPYKALKEDLESLKKAKLLTEDLRITEKGMELIQQLISKPISLKGKVVSGDGEGRYYLSLEGYRRQVREKLGFDPFPGTLNVLLDPTSTEKKSTLMFKRPIILKGFTENGKRYGEVLAFPARVSGVEAALVIPLKTHHPPEIIELISPVELRKALKLKDGDEVEVLVY, from the coding sequence TTGCTGGCGGCCCTATACTACGTCCTCAAGGGAGACCCCTACAAGGCCTTGAAGGAGGACTTGGAATCCCTGAAGAAGGCGAAGTTGCTTACAGAGGATTTGAGGATTACGGAGAAGGGAATGGAGCTTATTCAACAACTGATTTCCAAGCCCATATCTTTGAAAGGCAAGGTGGTGAGCGGGGACGGGGAGGGGAGGTACTACCTATCCCTAGAGGGCTACCGGAGGCAAGTGAGGGAGAAGCTGGGCTTCGACCCCTTCCCCGGTACCCTCAACGTGCTGTTGGACCCAACATCCACGGAGAAGAAGTCTACCCTTATGTTCAAAAGACCGATAATATTGAAGGGATTTACGGAGAACGGGAAGAGGTATGGGGAGGTCTTGGCGTTCCCGGCGAGGGTCAGTGGGGTGGAGGCGGCTTTGGTTATACCCCTGAAGACCCACCACCCGCCGGAGATAATAGAGTTAATTTCGCCCGTGGAGTTGAGGAAGGCGTTGAAACTTAAGGACGGGGACGAGGTAGAGGTCCTCGTTTACTAG
- a CDS encoding DUF5658 family protein: protein METFPLFLALLTVYLFLGLADYFTTLAVVESGEGREVNPIMAPLVAAGEPALWAQLASGALSAAFYLVDPGEALVGLLIVTVLKALVVVNNSINAYLVVLKLRK from the coding sequence GTGGAGACCTTTCCCCTCTTCTTAGCCCTCCTAACGGTCTACTTGTTCCTTGGACTGGCCGACTACTTCACTACCTTGGCCGTGGTCGAAAGCGGGGAGGGGAGGGAGGTCAACCCGATAATGGCCCCGCTCGTGGCGGCCGGGGAGCCGGCGCTGTGGGCGCAGCTGGCATCTGGGGCGCTCTCCGCGGCCTTCTACCTAGTGGACCCCGGGGAGGCCCTCGTCGGCCTCTTAATAGTCACGGTTCTGAAGGCCTTAGTAGTTGTGAACAACTCGATAAACGCCTACCTAGTCGTGTTAAAGTTAAGGAAGTGA
- a CDS encoding ATP-binding cassette domain-containing protein, with product MRFGKRVVVEEQEVLIERGVSCLVGPSGLGKSTFLKQLLKELSWPYVPQELKFPPGRVAELAAHLASLNHCASPRTYLKNFVELMGELNLGPEYLHKGVWELSSGERQRVAVALQLARGCCSLLADEPTSQLDPQNSAKLMDTIKKRTKVSFVVTHDPVALGFCDRVFTLREGVLVEEVISKDCLEGCVRCFLPS from the coding sequence GTGAGGTTCGGGAAGAGGGTCGTGGTCGAAGAGCAAGAAGTGCTAATTGAGAGGGGCGTGAGCTGTTTGGTTGGCCCCTCCGGGCTGGGGAAGAGCACCTTCCTCAAACAACTCCTAAAGGAGCTTTCTTGGCCTTACGTGCCTCAAGAGCTGAAGTTCCCTCCCGGGAGGGTCGCGGAGCTGGCGGCCCACTTAGCTTCCCTGAACCACTGCGCGAGCCCCCGTACGTACCTCAAGAACTTCGTTGAATTGATGGGAGAGCTCAACCTAGGCCCGGAGTACCTCCACAAGGGCGTTTGGGAGCTCAGCTCGGGGGAGAGACAGAGGGTCGCAGTAGCCTTGCAGCTGGCCAGGGGGTGCTGCTCTCTGCTCGCCGACGAGCCCACCTCCCAACTCGACCCGCAGAACTCCGCAAAACTTATGGACACTATAAAGAAGAGGACTAAGGTTTCCTTCGTGGTGACCCACGACCCCGTGGCCTTGGGCTTCTGCGACCGCGTCTTCACGCTGAGGGAAGGGGTATTGGTAGAAGAGGTAATCTCAAAGGACTGTTTGGAGGGGTGCGTTAGATGTTTCCTACCCTCTTAA
- a CDS encoding UbiD family decarboxylase: MRLSELAEALGAERIGEVPRERVKEVLEKYERLGKPVIYKVEGWEPEVVSALYSSREAVWKALNAGSDEEAYEKLLHYKKGTMEIVPFSYRKVDSLDYLPWVKFYPEDGGAYHTASVYVACLDDVCNASYHRTMYLGPRKAALRMVPRHLYKMYKEALERGEELKVAVVIGAPSEVEFAAALSLPFGEFELEVAASLAGSLEVSKTPLYSLPVPARAGAVIEGRITAERVDEGPFVDLLHTYDSVRKEPVLEVDAVYVGEEPLHIILPGGVEHQFLMGYPKEASIWDSVRKVVPKVHKVRLTRGGGMWLHAVVSVEKNVDGDAKNAIMAAFAGHPSLKHVVVVDPDVDPDDPYQVEWAIATRFQAHEDLIVIKNARGSSLDPSSQDGLTSKMGLDATAPLKSKDKFKRVGNI; encoded by the coding sequence GTGAGGCTCTCCGAGCTGGCGGAGGCTTTGGGCGCGGAGAGGATAGGCGAGGTCCCGCGGGAGAGGGTAAAGGAGGTCTTAGAAAAGTACGAGAGGCTCGGAAAGCCAGTAATCTATAAGGTGGAGGGTTGGGAGCCGGAGGTAGTCTCGGCCCTCTACTCCTCAAGGGAGGCCGTCTGGAAGGCCTTGAACGCGGGGAGCGACGAGGAGGCCTATGAGAAGCTCTTGCACTATAAAAAGGGTACGATGGAGATAGTTCCGTTCTCGTACAGAAAGGTGGATAGCTTGGATTACTTGCCTTGGGTCAAGTTCTACCCAGAGGACGGGGGAGCTTACCACACGGCGAGCGTCTACGTCGCTTGTTTGGACGACGTCTGCAACGCCTCTTACCACAGAACGATGTACTTGGGGCCCCGCAAGGCCGCCTTAAGGATGGTACCCCGTCACTTGTACAAGATGTACAAAGAAGCCCTCGAGAGAGGGGAAGAACTCAAGGTAGCGGTAGTGATAGGCGCCCCCAGCGAGGTGGAGTTCGCCGCGGCCCTCTCCCTCCCCTTCGGGGAGTTCGAGCTGGAGGTCGCTGCAAGCCTCGCCGGCTCCTTGGAGGTGAGCAAGACGCCCTTGTACTCCCTCCCCGTTCCCGCCCGCGCGGGGGCCGTCATAGAGGGCCGCATAACCGCCGAGAGGGTAGACGAGGGCCCGTTCGTAGACTTGCTCCACACTTACGACTCCGTGAGGAAGGAGCCCGTGCTGGAGGTCGACGCCGTTTACGTCGGCGAGGAGCCCCTCCACATAATTCTGCCCGGGGGTGTGGAGCACCAGTTCCTAATGGGGTACCCGAAGGAGGCTAGCATATGGGACTCCGTGAGGAAGGTCGTACCCAAGGTTCACAAGGTGAGGCTGACGAGGGGAGGGGGAATGTGGCTTCACGCCGTCGTGAGCGTTGAGAAGAACGTCGACGGAGACGCGAAGAACGCCATAATGGCCGCGTTCGCCGGCCACCCCTCTTTGAAGCACGTAGTGGTTGTAGACCCGGACGTGGACCCCGACGACCCTTACCAAGTGGAGTGGGCCATAGCGACGCGGTTCCAAGCCCACGAGGACTTAATAGTGATAAAGAACGCCCGGGGCTCCTCCTTGGACCCGAGCTCACAAGACGGCTTGACTAGCAAGATGGGGCTCGACGCCACCGCCCCCCTCAAGTCCAAAGATAAGTTTAAGAGGGTAGGAAACATCTAA
- the mobA gene encoding molybdenum cofactor guanylyltransferase, with protein MLFGRRGRLLNGEGATRVAVLAGGRSKRFGKDKLLALVDGRRVIDAVLLNLRPDVGLTTSEERCKLYGFAKCMYDEGRGPAHAVRALGEGTWAVAPGDHPWLKRGTLEALNAFREAFDAEVAVPLHSEGVEATVLSVVNPGSFTVFSGKMTDFLRQAERAVLVGSALLTRDPLEFAHVNTEESLKLREPKGRPSYDLIVIDKVYEKDSVEFYESLGLGTLARHAKVPLPRGVRGRR; from the coding sequence ATACTATTTGGACGGCGAGGACGCCTACTTAATGGTGAAGGAGCTACGAGGGTAGCGGTCCTCGCCGGCGGGAGGAGCAAGCGCTTCGGCAAGGACAAGCTGTTAGCTCTGGTCGACGGGAGGAGGGTAATAGACGCGGTCTTGTTAAACTTGAGGCCGGACGTGGGGCTTACGACTAGTGAGGAGAGGTGTAAGCTTTACGGCTTCGCCAAGTGTATGTACGACGAGGGGAGGGGGCCGGCCCACGCGGTGAGGGCCTTGGGCGAGGGGACGTGGGCGGTGGCCCCCGGGGACCACCCTTGGCTTAAGAGGGGTACGTTGGAGGCCTTGAACGCCTTCAGAGAAGCCTTCGACGCCGAGGTGGCGGTCCCCTTGCACAGCGAAGGCGTGGAGGCCACGGTGCTCAGCGTGGTCAACCCCGGCTCCTTCACTGTGTTCAGCGGCAAGATGACGGACTTCCTCAGGCAGGCGGAGAGGGCGGTCCTGGTGGGGAGCGCCTTGTTGACCAGAGACCCCCTCGAGTTCGCTCACGTAAACACCGAGGAGAGCTTGAAGCTGAGGGAGCCCAAGGGCAGGCCGAGTTACGACCTAATAGTAATAGACAAAGTCTACGAGAAGGACTCAGTTGAATTCTACGAGTCCTTGGGCCTCGGGACGCTCGCCAGACACGCAAAAGTCCCCCTGCCCCGAGGGGTTAGGGGGCGAAGGTGA
- a CDS encoding GNAT family N-acetyltransferase, translating into MTAIKAREVEVREAKYEDLPTVVMINRAVLPENYPFSFFEFIHKISPRYFLVALVDGKVVGYLMSIIERRGSLMIPDVSLAQRVKAGERASHLLSLGVLKEYWGMGVGSALMREYLRRLEEDGVDFSFLEVRVSNQRAIRLYSKFGYTVYKVIRAYYLDGEDAYLMVKELRG; encoded by the coding sequence GTGACGGCAATTAAGGCTAGGGAGGTCGAGGTCAGGGAAGCAAAATACGAGGACTTGCCGACCGTGGTTATGATAAACAGGGCGGTGTTGCCCGAGAACTACCCCTTCAGCTTCTTCGAATTCATACACAAGATCAGTCCCCGCTACTTCCTCGTCGCCCTCGTGGACGGGAAGGTGGTCGGCTACCTAATGTCCATAATAGAGAGGAGGGGGAGCCTAATGATACCGGACGTCAGTTTGGCACAGAGGGTGAAGGCCGGCGAGAGGGCCTCTCACCTCCTTTCCTTGGGAGTCTTGAAGGAGTACTGGGGGATGGGGGTTGGTAGCGCTTTGATGAGAGAGTACTTGAGACGCTTGGAGGAGGACGGCGTGGACTTCTCGTTCCTCGAGGTGAGGGTCAGCAACCAGAGGGCCATCCGGCTCTACTCGAAGTTCGGCTACACCGTCTACAAGGTGATACGTGCATACTATTTGGACGGCGAGGACGCCTACTTAATGGTGAAGGAGCTACGAGGGTAG
- the coaBC gene encoding bifunctional phosphopantothenoylcysteine decarboxylase/phosphopantothenate--cysteine ligase CoaBC, with translation MHPAEEIRGLKWRSLSGKIIALGVSYSVALYKSIDVARELLKRDGRVKVIMTREASRVISPEVFHWATGEEPVVELTGETEHVSLAKEVSSMAIAPATLNVMSKLAYGVTDDPVVLTALNVKEYGKPVLIFPSMHLSMLKSPQYERAKATLEEMGYVVVEPTVEGGRVRFPEPEWVANLVESVTLRGRDYRGIKALVTSGPTREYIDRIRLISNPSTGKMGSSLAWELFARGAEVTVVHGPSQAVYPPWVKRVPVETTEEMAEAVSEEEYDVAFLAAAPADYKPERRFEGKLDSAEGVELKLVPTPKVAKRVRARVKVGFTAIVGEDVLGQAENKLEKYGFDMIVANRVDRKDIGFASDMNEVFILHKDGRVKHVAKVPKLLVARAILDEVKELLRSDQP, from the coding sequence GTGCACCCAGCGGAAGAGATCCGGGGCCTCAAGTGGCGGTCGCTCTCCGGGAAAATAATAGCTTTGGGGGTCAGCTACAGCGTGGCCTTGTACAAGTCCATCGACGTCGCCAGGGAGCTCCTCAAGCGGGACGGGCGCGTGAAAGTGATAATGACGAGGGAAGCCTCTAGGGTCATCTCGCCGGAGGTGTTTCACTGGGCCACCGGCGAGGAGCCGGTGGTGGAGCTCACTGGAGAGACCGAGCACGTCTCTCTGGCCAAGGAGGTCAGCTCTATGGCTATAGCCCCGGCGACGTTGAACGTTATGAGTAAGCTCGCTTACGGCGTCACAGACGACCCGGTGGTCCTAACTGCGCTAAACGTAAAGGAATACGGGAAGCCCGTGTTGATATTCCCTTCGATGCACTTGAGCATGTTGAAGAGCCCCCAGTACGAGCGGGCCAAAGCGACGCTGGAGGAGATGGGCTACGTCGTGGTGGAACCTACGGTCGAAGGGGGGAGGGTAAGGTTCCCCGAGCCCGAGTGGGTGGCCAACTTGGTCGAGAGCGTAACCCTCAGGGGGAGGGATTATCGGGGAATCAAGGCTTTGGTCACCTCCGGGCCCACGAGGGAGTACATAGACCGCATACGACTCATATCCAACCCGAGCACCGGCAAGATGGGCTCCTCCCTCGCTTGGGAGCTGTTCGCCAGGGGGGCGGAGGTGACGGTAGTCCACGGGCCCTCTCAAGCGGTCTACCCCCCGTGGGTCAAGAGGGTTCCCGTAGAGACAACGGAAGAGATGGCCGAGGCCGTAAGCGAGGAGGAGTACGACGTCGCTTTCTTGGCGGCCGCGCCGGCCGATTACAAGCCGGAGAGGCGCTTCGAGGGCAAGCTGGACTCGGCGGAAGGGGTGGAGCTCAAGCTCGTGCCGACGCCGAAGGTGGCCAAGAGGGTAAGGGCGAGGGTCAAGGTGGGCTTCACGGCGATAGTGGGCGAGGACGTGCTGGGTCAAGCGGAGAACAAGCTGGAGAAGTATGGATTTGACATGATAGTTGCTAACAGAGTGGACAGGAAAGACATAGGGTTTGCGTCTGATATGAACGAAGTATTCATATTGCACAAGGACGGGAGGGTGAAACACGTCGCAAAGGTGCCCAAGCTCTTGGTGGCCAGGGCGATACTGGACGAGGTTAAGGAGCTGCTGCGCTCCGATCAACCTTAA